Proteins found in one Agaribacterium sp. ZY112 genomic segment:
- a CDS encoding flavohemoglobin expression-modulating QEGLA motif protein, giving the protein MQKLSEKQIIAKIYAGELFECELEDGSVEIKIDAYVPAICTAIHAGGKLRPLLRSLCLLSDEERRCEEDTYAESFIQAMPVTLITRDSRYEYDLNRPLAKCIHSKTWNKNLSKKERGKSIDKHQCFYRILDALVGEVERRFGSALVFDVHAYNHLNIDRSTPVFNIGTEQVDTERWFSLIDRLLSQLNKINLQNLPVEARCNNVFYGRGYMVSHINSRFANTLVLPIEIKKIYMDELKGELYPLVLRSLSEQFKGVLTDISSLFARRYTSKRKTAKASMLSEQLDPLILKVDRALFSLAKGLETLHYINPINIQIEKRSFLKSNGRYEPVFKYRPLELDPFLFRKSLYDIPVDSIRDPSIQRLYRSVIDGLSEKIGMLVNAGKPGFLYESLKYYGEPTPTDEDNAQFLLHAKDIAFKKEGLVSDSELKQRFIDEANKYGMKCKVEFSSKLVASAMVSNARRAVMISKGLSMPEIEVRALVEHELGVHMATTLNSNAQRLKVFSLGLPGNTLTQEGLAILNEYHSGNMTLGRLKTLALRVVAVKQMLKYGSFKHTYAYLHEEEGMPVDKAFGLSLRVHRGGGFTKDYLYLNGVSRALSLHKHCDIRNLYVGKTGFDFLPVINEMVERQLVEAPKYYPVYLDKPAETLPVLEYLMGSIQDGHRSTVLENFAI; this is encoded by the coding sequence ATGCAGAAGCTCTCTGAAAAACAAATTATTGCTAAAATATATGCTGGTGAGCTATTTGAATGTGAGCTAGAAGATGGCAGTGTCGAAATTAAAATCGATGCTTATGTGCCAGCTATTTGTACAGCGATACATGCAGGTGGCAAACTGCGCCCCTTATTAAGATCCTTGTGTTTATTAAGTGATGAAGAGCGACGATGTGAAGAGGATACTTATGCTGAGAGCTTTATTCAGGCTATGCCTGTGACTCTGATTACACGTGACTCTCGCTATGAATATGACTTGAATCGCCCTTTAGCTAAATGCATACATAGTAAAACTTGGAATAAAAACCTTAGTAAAAAAGAGAGAGGTAAAAGCATTGATAAACATCAGTGTTTTTACCGCATTTTGGATGCTTTAGTAGGGGAGGTGGAGAGGCGTTTTGGTTCGGCACTTGTATTTGATGTGCACGCTTACAATCATCTAAATATAGACAGAAGTACACCTGTATTTAATATTGGTACAGAGCAAGTCGATACCGAGCGCTGGTTTAGTCTTATTGATAGGCTTCTGAGTCAATTAAATAAGATTAATTTACAAAATTTACCCGTTGAAGCTAGATGTAATAATGTTTTCTATGGTCGAGGGTATATGGTCTCTCATATCAATAGTCGTTTTGCTAATACACTGGTCTTGCCGATTGAAATTAAGAAAATATATATGGATGAGCTTAAAGGTGAACTTTATCCATTGGTTTTACGCTCCTTAAGCGAACAGTTTAAGGGGGTGTTGACTGATATTTCATCGCTCTTTGCTCGCCGCTATACTTCCAAGCGAAAAACCGCCAAAGCGAGCATGTTGTCAGAACAACTAGATCCATTAATATTAAAGGTTGATAGAGCATTATTTAGCTTGGCCAAGGGGCTTGAAACACTGCATTACATCAATCCTATTAATATACAGATTGAGAAAAGGAGCTTCTTAAAATCTAATGGACGTTATGAGCCCGTGTTTAAGTACCGACCATTAGAATTAGATCCGTTCTTATTTAGAAAGTCTCTTTATGATATTCCAGTAGACTCTATTCGTGATCCTAGTATTCAGCGCTTATATCGAAGTGTGATTGATGGTTTGAGTGAAAAGATTGGAATGTTGGTTAATGCTGGCAAACCAGGTTTTTTATATGAATCTTTAAAATACTATGGCGAGCCGACGCCGACTGATGAGGATAATGCCCAATTTCTCTTGCATGCAAAAGATATTGCCTTCAAGAAAGAAGGCTTGGTTAGTGACTCAGAGTTAAAGCAGCGCTTTATTGATGAAGCTAATAAGTATGGTATGAAATGCAAGGTTGAATTCAGCTCAAAGCTGGTTGCGAGCGCGATGGTTTCGAATGCTCGTAGAGCTGTGATGATCTCTAAGGGTTTATCAATGCCAGAAATAGAAGTGCGGGCACTGGTTGAGCATGAGCTAGGTGTACATATGGCAACAACTTTGAACTCAAATGCTCAGAGGCTAAAAGTGTTTTCTTTGGGCTTACCGGGTAATACCTTAACCCAAGAAGGCTTAGCAATATTAAATGAGTACCACTCTGGTAATATGACTTTGGGGCGTTTAAAAACACTTGCCTTACGAGTTGTCGCCGTAAAACAAATGTTAAAATATGGCAGTTTTAAGCACACCTATGCTTATTTACATGAGGAAGAGGGCATGCCAGTGGATAAAGCATTTGGTTTAAGTCTGCGAGTTCATCGCGGGGGGGGCTTCACTAAAGATTATCTGTATCTAAATGGTGTGAGTCGTGCGCTTAGTTTACATAAGCATTGTGATATAAGAAATCTTTATGTCGGTAAAACAGGCTTTGATTTTTTGCCCGTTATTAATGAGATGGTTGAGCGGCAGCTCGTGGAGGCTCCTAAGTACTACCCCGTGTATTTAGACAAGCCGGCAGAAACACTACCTGTCCTTGAATACTTGATGGGTTCCATTCAGGATGGTCATCGAAGCACCGTGTTAGAAAATTTTGCGATCTAG